A single window of Gossypium arboreum isolate Shixiya-1 chromosome 13, ASM2569848v2, whole genome shotgun sequence DNA harbors:
- the LOC108461276 gene encoding potassium channel AKT1-like, with the protein MFRVSVCGQEDIEQISRESSHYSLSTGILPSLGARSNRRVKLKRFIVSPYDRRYRVWETFLVSLVIYTAWVSPLEFGFLKKPESPLSITDNVVNGFFAMDIILTFFVAYLDKTTYLLIDDHKKIAWKYSSSWLAFDIISTIPSELAQKISPKPLRSYGLFNMLRLWRLRRVSALFSRMEKDKNYNYFWVRCAKLICVTLFAVHCAGCFYYYIAARYHDPGRTWIALSLGDNFLEQSLWIRYVTSMYWSITTLTTVGYGDLHPVNTREMVFTIFYMLFNLGLTAYLIGNMTNLVVHGTSRTRRFRDTIQAASSFALRNQLPHRLQDQMLAHLCLKFRTDSEGLQQQEIIDSLPKAIRSSISHYLFYSLMDKVYLFRGVSNDLLFQLVSEMKAEYFPPKEDVILQNEAPTDFYILVTGAVDLLVLKNGAEQVVGEAKAGDLCGEIGVLCYRPQLFTVRTKRLCQLLRLNRTAFLNIIQANVGDGTIIMNNLLQHLKDMNDPIMEGVLIETENMLARGRMDLPLNLCFAALRGDDLLLNQLLKRGLDPNESDNNGRTALHIAASKGSENCVLLLLDYGADPNVKDSEGNVPLWEAMLAGHDKVAKLLKENGASINVGDVGHYACTAAEQNNLNLLKEIIRYGGDLTRPRHNGTTALHVAVCEGNVEIVKYLVDQGADIDKPDVHGWTPRELAEQQGHEEIKTMFESRKEMKTQSIMSIPEKAETRYLGRFTSEPVIRPVAPDVTDGSWSQSRRRRRTSNFHNSLFGIMSAANNMEKDLLLSVHKPKGVKDCVVNSARVVISCPEKGQTIGKLVSLPGNFEELLEMGAKKFGIIGGKVVSKEGAEIDGIEVIRDGDHLVFVSDGQMQHQQHSQVPHCIG; encoded by the exons ATGTTTCGAGTTTCAGTATGTGGGCAAGAAGATATAGAACAAATATCGAGAGAAAGCAGCCATTACAGCTTATCAACTGGTATACTCCCTTCGCTTGGAGCAAGAAGTAACCGTAGAGTCAAGCTCAAGAGATTCATCGTTTCTCCTTATGATCGTCGTTACAG GGTATGGGAGACTTTTCTGGTTAGTTTAGTCATCTATACAGCTTGGGTTTCACCATTGGAGTTTGGGTTCCTTAAGAAACCTGAATCACCACTCTCCATTACTGATAATGTTGTTAATGGATTCTTTGCCATGGATATTATCCTCACATTCTTTGTTGCATACCTTGATAAAACAACCTATCTACTCATCGATGATCACAAGAAGATCGCTTGGAAGTACAGCAGTTCGTGGCTGGCTTTCGACATTATATCGACAATACCATCAGAACTCGCTCAGAAAATCTCCCCTAAGCCGTTGCGTTCCTATGGCTTGTTCAATATGCTTCGCCTTTGGCGTCTGCGCAGAGTTAGTGCATTGTTTTCCAG AATGGAGAAAGACAAGAATTACAACTACTTTTGGGTTCGATGTGCAAAGCTTATTTGT GTTACACTTTTTGCAGTTCATTGTGCTGGATGTTTCTATTATTATATAGCTGCACGATATCATGATCCGGGAAGAACATGGATTGCACTCTCACTTGGAGACAATTTCCTCGAACAGAGCTTGTGGATACGATATGTGACATCGATGTACTGGTCTATCACTACACTGACCACTGTTGGCTATGGTGATTTGCATCCTGTGAATACTAGGGAGATGGTGTTTACCATTTTCTACATGCTCTTCAACCTTGGGTTGACAGCATACTTGATCGGAAACATGACGAACTTGGTTGTCCATGGAACAAGCCGAACTAGAAGATTT AGGGATACCATTCAAGCAGCTTCGAGTTTTGCTCTGAGAAACCAGTTGCCCCATCGCCTACAAGATCAGATGCTTGCACATTTATGTTTGAAGTTCAGGACAGATTCCGAGGGACTGCAGCAGCAAGAGATTATTGATTCGCTTCCTAAAGCCATTCGGTCGAGCATTTCGCATTATCTTTTCTACTCTCTTATGGATAAAGTTTACTTATTCCGCGGTGTTTCCAATGACTTGCTGTTTCAGCTG GTCTCAGAGATGAAAGCTGAATATTTTCCTCCAAAAGAAGATGTCATCCTGCAGAATGAAGCACCTACGGATTTCTACATCCTTGTCACTGGCGCCGTG GATCTATTGGTTCTCAAAAATGGAGCTGAGCAG GTTGTTGGAGAGGCAAAAGCAGGTGATCTCTGTGGTGAGATCGGAGTACTTTGTTATAGGCCACAGCTCTTTACAGTACGTACAAAACGATTGTGCCAACTACTTCGTCTAAACCGGACCGCATTCCTTAATATCATTCAGGCCAATGTTGGAGATGGGACCATAATCATGAATAATCTCCTTCAG CATTTGAAAGACATGAATGACCCAATTATGGAAGGAGTTTTAATTGAGACCGAGAACATGCTAGCTCGAGGGAGAATGGACCTACCTCTCAACCTTTGCTTCGCCGCACTCAGGGGAGATGACTTGTTGCTGAATCAGCTATTGAAAAGGGGGCTTGATCCTAATGAATCAGACAACAATGGAAGAACAGCTTTG CATATAGCTGCATCAAAAGGAAGTGAGAACTGCGTTCTTCTCTTACTGGATTATGGTGCAGATCCAAACGTTAAAG ATTCAGAAGGAAATGTACCATTATGGGAGGCAATGTTAGCTGGCCATGATAAAGTAGCTAAACTGCTAAAGGAAAACGGAGCAAGCATCAATGTTGGAGATGTAGGTCACTATGCTTGCACTGCCGCTGAGCAGAACAACTTAAACTTGCTGAAAGAAATCATTCGATACGGTGGCGATCTCACACGTCCGAGGCACAACGGAACCACAGCTCTTCATGTTGCGGTTTGTGAAGGCAACGTTGAAATAGTCAAGTACCTTGTGGATCAAGGTGCTGACATTGACAAACCTGATGTTCATGGTTGGACACCCAGGGAGCTAGCTGAGCAACAAGGACACGAAGAAATAAAGACAATGTTTGAATCAAGAAAAGAGATGAAAACTCAATCTATCATGTCAATCCCGGAGAAGGCTGAGACACGGTACCTCGGGAGGTTTACAAGTGAGCCAGTGATCCGTCCTGTGGCACCGGATGTTACAGATGGATCATGGAGCCAATCCCGGCGGAGACGTAGGACAAGTAACTTCCACAACTCACTGTTCGGGATAATGTCAGCCGCAAACAACATGGAGAAAGATTTGCTACTGTCAGTACATAAACCTAAGGGTGTGAAGGATTGTGTTGTCAACTCTGCTAGAGTTGTAATAAGTTGTCCAGAAAAGGGACAAACCATTGGGaagcttgtttcacttccagggAACTTTGAGGAATTGCTTGAGATGGGTGCTAAAAAGTTTGGGATCATTGGTGGTAAAGTGGTGAGCAAAGAAGGAGCTGAAATTGATGGTATTGAAGTGATTAGAGATGGTGACCATCTTGTTTTTGTTAGTGATGGTCAAATGCAACATCAACAACATAGTCAAGTACCCCATTGCATTGGGTAA